The Podarcis muralis chromosome 10, rPodMur119.hap1.1, whole genome shotgun sequence genome includes a region encoding these proteins:
- the GXYLT1 gene encoding glucoside xylosyltransferase 1 isoform X1, which produces MSRRLVQVVLLCLGCGLCSLLYAFSQLALSLEQEAARRQGDSALPVRRQLSGGGGGAWRAAARSAGCSQREPPERCKNVSVSYWNSYWMLPSDVCGRNCFWEAARRYDFVKKQPLEKMHLAVVACGERLEETVTMLKSAIIFSITPLHFHIFAEDPLHTEFREILDGLAYQGKFNYTLYPISFPAENAAEWKKLFKPCASQRLFLPLILKDVDSLLYVDTDILFLRPVDDIWSFLKKFNSTQIAAMAPEHEEPRIGWYNRFARHPYYGKTGINSGVMLMNMTRIRRKHFKNDMTTARLRWEEILMPLLKKYKLNITWGDQDLLNIMFFHNPESLFVFPCQWNYRPDHCIYGSNCQQVDQEGIFILHGNRGVYHDDKQPAFRAVYDAIRNYSFGDDLVHALLIPLELELQKTQHTYCGRIYKVFTKQLTKSIRDICDRRSKGR; this is translated from the exons ATGAGCCGCCGGCTGGTGCAGGTGGTCTTGCTGTGCCTGGGCTGCGGCTTGTGCTCCTTGCTCTACGCCTTCAGCCAACTGGCTCTGTCGCTGGAGCAGGAGGCGGCCCGGCGCCAGGGGGACTCTGCCTTGCCCGTGCGCAGGCAgctcagcggcggcggcggcggcgcctggaGGGCCGCGGCGAGAAGCGCAGGCTGCAGCCAGCGAGAGCCGCCGGAAAG GTGTAAGAATGTGTCTGTATCCTATTGGAATTCCTATTGGATGCTGCCCTCTGATGTTTGTGGAAGGAACTGCTTTTGGGAAGCTGCTCGTAG ATATGATTTTGTGAAAAAGCAACCTTTGGAGAAGATGCACCTGGCCGTAGTAGCCTGTGGCGAAAGGTTGGAAGAGACGGTTACCATGTTGAAATCAGCCATTATTTTCAGTATCACACCCCTGCACTTTCATATTTTTGCAGAGGACCCATTACACACCGAGTTCAGAGAAATA CTTGATGGTTTGGCGTATCAAGGAAAATTTAATTATACTTTATACCCCATCTCGTTTCCAGCTGAGAATGCAGCTGAATGGAAGAAACTGTTCAAGCCCTGTGCATCTCAGAGGCTTTTCTTGCCA TTAATACTCAAAGATGTGGACTCTCTGCTCTATGTTGACACGGACATCTTGTTCCTAAGACCTGTCGATGACATTTGGTCCTTCTTGAAAAAATTCAATTCCACTCAAATTGCTGCCATGGCACCTGAACATGAGGAACCTCGCATCGGGTGGTATAACCGTTTTGCCAGGCACCCGTATTATGGAAAGACTGGAATCAATTCTGGAGTAATGTTAATGAATATGACCCGCATAAGAAGAAAACATTTCAAG AATGATATGACCACAGCACGGTTACGGTGGGAAGAAATTCTGATGCCGTTGCTGAAAAAATATAAGTTGAACATAACATGGGGCGATCAGGATCTTCTGAACATTATGTTTTTTCATAATCCAG aaagcctttttgtttttccttgccaATGGAACTATCGGCCTGACCACTGTATTTATGGAAGCAACTGTCAGCAGGTTGATCAAGAAGGAATATTCATCCTCCACGGAAACAGAGGGGTTTACCATGACGATAAACAGCCAGCTTTTCGAGCTGTGTACGATGCAATAAGAAAT TATTCATTTGGTGATGACTTGGTACACGCCTTGTTGATACCCCTTGAACTGGAGCTACAAAAGACGCAGCACACTTACTGTGGAAGAATATACAAAGTATTCACAAAGCAGCTAACCAAAAGCATAAGGGACATTTGCGATAGAAGATCTAAAGGAAGGTGA
- the GXYLT1 gene encoding glucoside xylosyltransferase 1 isoform X2 gives MSRRLVQVVLLCLGCGLCSLLYAFSQLALSLEQEAARRQGDSALPVRRQLSGGGGGAWRAAARSAGCSQREPPERYDFVKKQPLEKMHLAVVACGERLEETVTMLKSAIIFSITPLHFHIFAEDPLHTEFREILDGLAYQGKFNYTLYPISFPAENAAEWKKLFKPCASQRLFLPLILKDVDSLLYVDTDILFLRPVDDIWSFLKKFNSTQIAAMAPEHEEPRIGWYNRFARHPYYGKTGINSGVMLMNMTRIRRKHFKNDMTTARLRWEEILMPLLKKYKLNITWGDQDLLNIMFFHNPESLFVFPCQWNYRPDHCIYGSNCQQVDQEGIFILHGNRGVYHDDKQPAFRAVYDAIRNYSFGDDLVHALLIPLELELQKTQHTYCGRIYKVFTKQLTKSIRDICDRRSKGR, from the exons ATGAGCCGCCGGCTGGTGCAGGTGGTCTTGCTGTGCCTGGGCTGCGGCTTGTGCTCCTTGCTCTACGCCTTCAGCCAACTGGCTCTGTCGCTGGAGCAGGAGGCGGCCCGGCGCCAGGGGGACTCTGCCTTGCCCGTGCGCAGGCAgctcagcggcggcggcggcggcgcctggaGGGCCGCGGCGAGAAGCGCAGGCTGCAGCCAGCGAGAGCCGCCGGAAAG ATATGATTTTGTGAAAAAGCAACCTTTGGAGAAGATGCACCTGGCCGTAGTAGCCTGTGGCGAAAGGTTGGAAGAGACGGTTACCATGTTGAAATCAGCCATTATTTTCAGTATCACACCCCTGCACTTTCATATTTTTGCAGAGGACCCATTACACACCGAGTTCAGAGAAATA CTTGATGGTTTGGCGTATCAAGGAAAATTTAATTATACTTTATACCCCATCTCGTTTCCAGCTGAGAATGCAGCTGAATGGAAGAAACTGTTCAAGCCCTGTGCATCTCAGAGGCTTTTCTTGCCA TTAATACTCAAAGATGTGGACTCTCTGCTCTATGTTGACACGGACATCTTGTTCCTAAGACCTGTCGATGACATTTGGTCCTTCTTGAAAAAATTCAATTCCACTCAAATTGCTGCCATGGCACCTGAACATGAGGAACCTCGCATCGGGTGGTATAACCGTTTTGCCAGGCACCCGTATTATGGAAAGACTGGAATCAATTCTGGAGTAATGTTAATGAATATGACCCGCATAAGAAGAAAACATTTCAAG AATGATATGACCACAGCACGGTTACGGTGGGAAGAAATTCTGATGCCGTTGCTGAAAAAATATAAGTTGAACATAACATGGGGCGATCAGGATCTTCTGAACATTATGTTTTTTCATAATCCAG aaagcctttttgtttttccttgccaATGGAACTATCGGCCTGACCACTGTATTTATGGAAGCAACTGTCAGCAGGTTGATCAAGAAGGAATATTCATCCTCCACGGAAACAGAGGGGTTTACCATGACGATAAACAGCCAGCTTTTCGAGCTGTGTACGATGCAATAAGAAAT TATTCATTTGGTGATGACTTGGTACACGCCTTGTTGATACCCCTTGAACTGGAGCTACAAAAGACGCAGCACACTTACTGTGGAAGAATATACAAAGTATTCACAAAGCAGCTAACCAAAAGCATAAGGGACATTTGCGATAGAAGATCTAAAGGAAGGTGA